Proteins from one Pelosinus sp. IPA-1 genomic window:
- the pyrF gene encoding orotidine-5'-phosphate decarboxylase: MNGDKRLIVALDVHSMEKVQQLVEQLGDSVNYYKVGMELFYSVGSQVITYLRQQNKDIFLDLKLHDIPNTVGQGLASLTELGANMLNVHASGGFTMMQTAAKAVKNKAEQMNVCPPKLIAVTVLTSMNQEEWSTLGFDSDLSEQVVHLAKLAQKAGLDGVVASPQEAKQIRAACGNDFIIVTPGIRPSGAAINDQSRIATPAGALLNGANHLVIGRPITGVTDPRQAAEDILKEMRDYSHE, translated from the coding sequence ATGAACGGTGATAAACGTTTAATCGTAGCTTTAGATGTTCATAGTATGGAAAAGGTACAGCAACTTGTGGAGCAACTAGGTGATTCTGTTAATTACTATAAAGTAGGCATGGAGCTTTTCTATAGTGTGGGAAGTCAAGTTATCACTTATTTGCGCCAACAAAACAAAGATATTTTTTTAGATTTGAAATTACATGACATACCGAACACGGTAGGACAAGGATTAGCTTCTTTGACTGAATTAGGTGCAAACATGCTCAATGTGCATGCATCCGGTGGATTTACTATGATGCAAACTGCAGCGAAAGCTGTAAAGAATAAAGCAGAACAGATGAATGTTTGCCCACCTAAGTTAATTGCAGTTACTGTATTAACGAGTATGAATCAAGAAGAATGGTCAACCCTTGGTTTTGACTCAGATTTGTCTGAGCAGGTAGTTCATTTAGCTAAATTGGCACAAAAAGCAGGTTTAGATGGAGTGGTGGCATCGCCACAAGAGGCAAAGCAAATTCGCGCTGCATGTGGTAATGACTTTATAATAGTTACTCCTGGTATTCGGCCAAGTGGAGCAGCGATTAACGACCAGAGTCGTATTGCTACACCAGCTGGTGCGCTTTTAAATGGGGCTAATCATTTAGTGATTGGACGCCCGATTACTGGAGTAACCGATCCAAGACAAGCTGCAGAAGATATTTTAAAAGAAATGAGGGACTATAGTCATGAATGA
- the pyrE gene encoding orotate phosphoribosyltransferase, with protein MNETQVRQLFVDTGAILEGHFLLTSGLHSPLYVEKFQVLQYPEHTASLCKALAERFAQDQVELVIGPVTGGILLAHEVGKNLGTRAIFTERENGKMTLRRGFTIKPGERVLIVEDIVTTGGSVQEVLDVVREHGGTPVGVGILVDRSGGKADFGVPHQALLHLTVETYQPDNCPLCAQGNPITKRGSRKL; from the coding sequence ATGAATGAAACACAAGTAAGACAATTGTTTGTTGATACAGGTGCCATCCTGGAAGGACATTTTTTATTGACGTCAGGATTACATAGCCCTTTATATGTCGAGAAATTTCAAGTATTGCAATATCCAGAACATACAGCAAGCTTGTGTAAGGCACTGGCAGAACGGTTTGCTCAAGATCAAGTAGAGTTAGTAATTGGCCCTGTTACTGGCGGGATCTTATTGGCCCATGAGGTTGGGAAGAATCTTGGAACTCGTGCTATCTTTACAGAGCGTGAAAATGGTAAAATGACCTTACGGCGTGGGTTTACCATAAAGCCTGGTGAACGGGTATTAATTGTAGAAGATATTGTTACTACAGGTGGTTCTGTGCAAGAGGTTCTAGATGTTGTCCGTGAACATGGCGGTACACCTGTAGGTGTAGGTATCTTAGTAGATAGGAGTGGCGGCAAAGCTGACTTTGGTGTGCCTCATCAAGCATTATTGCATCTAACGGTGGAGACATACCAACCAGACAATTGTCCCCTGTGTGCCCAAGGGAACCCTATAACAAAACGTGGCAGTCGCAAGTTATAA
- the carB gene encoding carbamoyl-phosphate synthase large subunit — MPKKEYLKKVMVIGSGPIVIGQAAEFDYAGTQACRALKEEGLEVILVNSNPATIMTDTNIADRVYIEPLTPDFLEAIIAKERPDGLLATLGGQAGLNLAVNLYENGVLSNFNVELLGTSLEAIKKAEDRELFKATMQSIGQPVPESITVEDVESACEFARQIGYPIIVRPAYTMGGAGGGIVDNENDLIDVVIRGLKYSMIGQVLIERSVAGWKEIEYEVMRDAADNCIVVCNMENFDPVGVHTGDSIVVAPSQTLSDHEYQMLRTASLKIIRELGIEGGCNAQYALDPHSSQYYVIEVNPRVSRSSALASKATGYPIAKVASKIAIGYNLDEIQNAVTKKTMACFEPTLDYLVVKFPRWPFDKFMFADRILGTQMKATGEVMSIDRSFEGALLKAVRSLEIGLNHLQIPEMANLSTEDVHKKLTVANDERIFMIAEALRRGISVDEIHRITSINTFFLNKIKNIIAMEVLLKTEEISSECMLKAKKMGFTDRTIAALSSSSIEEIRTSRKQQGIVPSYKMVDTCAAEFEADTPYYYSTYAQEDEVTVSEKRKVMVLGSGPIRIGQGVEFDYCSVHSVWALREMGLESIIVNNNPETVSTDFDTADRLYFEPLTPEDVMNIIDKEKPEGVIVQFGGQTAINLAQPLAKAGVKILGTSVDNIDRAEDRERFDELLEANNIPRPQGGTVTNGADAVIEAAKIGYPVVVRPSYVLGGRAMEIVYTEAELKDYMTRAVKASPEHPVLVDRYMQGTEVEVDAISDGKDVFIPGIMEHVERAGVHSGDSIAVYPTKSLSPAIINTIVDYTTRLAVGLEVKGLINIQYVVVDENVYVIEVNPRSSRTIPFLSKVTDVPMVNVATRVAMGESLASLGYKSGLLPSKPYTAVKAPVFSFSKMQQVDISLGPEMKSTGEVMGIDYHYARALYKAITGAGMNVPEYGTVLFTVADKDKEEGGELAKNLADLGYHLVATGGTAKHLQSLGLTVNTVDKVHEHKPDIIQMIKTGKINMVINTLTHGKEPERDGYKIRRATVEHAIPCFTSMDTAKAVLEVLTFMRERRLSYVLAIQDYVGGGDSLA; from the coding sequence ATGCCAAAGAAGGAATATCTAAAAAAAGTCATGGTAATCGGTTCAGGGCCTATCGTTATTGGGCAGGCTGCAGAATTTGATTATGCAGGTACCCAAGCGTGCCGCGCACTAAAAGAAGAGGGATTGGAGGTAATATTGGTTAACAGTAATCCAGCAACGATTATGACAGATACCAATATTGCTGACCGTGTATATATAGAGCCTCTAACTCCAGATTTTTTGGAAGCAATTATCGCAAAAGAACGTCCAGACGGGCTCTTAGCTACATTAGGAGGGCAGGCAGGGCTAAACTTAGCTGTTAACTTATATGAAAATGGTGTACTGTCCAATTTTAATGTAGAACTATTGGGAACTTCATTGGAAGCAATCAAAAAGGCAGAAGACCGTGAATTATTTAAAGCAACGATGCAATCCATTGGCCAACCCGTTCCAGAAAGTATTACTGTAGAAGATGTAGAAAGTGCCTGTGAATTTGCAAGGCAAATCGGTTACCCTATTATTGTGCGTCCTGCTTATACCATGGGGGGAGCTGGCGGCGGTATTGTAGATAACGAAAACGACCTGATTGATGTTGTAATTCGTGGATTGAAATATAGTATGATTGGTCAGGTTTTAATTGAACGAAGTGTGGCTGGTTGGAAAGAGATTGAATATGAAGTCATGCGTGATGCTGCAGACAACTGTATTGTTGTGTGTAATATGGAAAACTTTGATCCAGTCGGCGTTCATACTGGAGATAGTATTGTAGTAGCTCCTTCTCAAACTCTGAGTGATCATGAATATCAAATGCTTAGAACTGCTTCTTTAAAAATCATTCGTGAACTCGGAATTGAAGGCGGTTGCAATGCCCAATATGCCCTTGATCCTCATAGTAGTCAATATTACGTTATTGAAGTAAATCCTCGGGTTAGTCGTTCCAGTGCGTTAGCTTCTAAAGCCACAGGATATCCTATTGCGAAAGTTGCCAGTAAGATTGCGATTGGTTACAACCTTGATGAAATACAAAATGCAGTCACGAAAAAAACCATGGCATGTTTTGAACCTACTCTAGATTATTTAGTAGTAAAATTCCCGCGTTGGCCTTTCGATAAATTCATGTTTGCTGATAGAATACTTGGCACACAAATGAAAGCTACAGGGGAAGTCATGTCCATTGATCGTTCCTTTGAAGGCGCTCTATTAAAAGCAGTACGTTCACTAGAGATTGGACTCAATCATTTGCAAATACCTGAAATGGCGAACTTATCGACGGAAGATGTGCACAAAAAGTTAACCGTTGCTAATGATGAACGGATATTTATGATAGCAGAGGCGTTGCGTAGGGGTATTTCGGTTGATGAAATCCATCGAATTACTAGTATTAACACCTTTTTCTTAAATAAGATTAAAAATATTATAGCTATGGAAGTATTGCTTAAAACAGAGGAGATATCCTCCGAATGTATGTTAAAAGCAAAAAAAATGGGCTTTACCGACAGAACTATCGCTGCATTATCTTCTAGTTCAATAGAAGAAATCAGAACTTCTCGCAAACAACAAGGTATTGTACCGTCCTATAAAATGGTAGATACTTGTGCCGCTGAGTTTGAAGCGGATACACCTTATTATTACTCTACCTATGCCCAAGAAGATGAAGTGACAGTCTCGGAAAAACGTAAGGTTATGGTTTTAGGTTCAGGCCCTATTCGTATCGGGCAGGGTGTAGAGTTTGACTATTGCTCTGTACATTCTGTTTGGGCTCTTAGAGAGATGGGTTTAGAATCTATTATCGTTAATAATAATCCTGAAACGGTAAGTACCGATTTTGATACAGCAGATCGTCTTTATTTTGAACCCTTGACTCCTGAAGATGTAATGAACATTATTGATAAAGAAAAACCAGAAGGTGTTATTGTACAGTTTGGAGGGCAGACAGCAATTAACTTGGCTCAGCCTTTAGCAAAAGCTGGTGTTAAAATATTAGGTACCAGTGTAGATAACATAGATCGAGCGGAAGATAGAGAACGCTTTGATGAGCTTCTTGAAGCAAATAACATTCCAAGACCTCAAGGTGGTACAGTCACGAATGGGGCAGATGCTGTTATAGAAGCAGCTAAGATTGGTTATCCAGTTGTAGTAAGGCCTTCCTATGTATTAGGCGGTCGTGCTATGGAGATTGTTTATACGGAAGCAGAATTAAAAGACTATATGACGAGAGCGGTTAAAGCTTCACCTGAGCATCCTGTATTAGTAGATCGTTATATGCAAGGTACAGAGGTAGAAGTGGATGCCATTTCTGACGGTAAAGATGTATTTATCCCAGGTATTATGGAGCATGTGGAAAGAGCTGGGGTGCATTCAGGTGATAGTATCGCTGTATACCCAACCAAGAGCTTGTCACCTGCCATTATTAATACAATCGTGGACTATACAACTAGATTGGCAGTTGGCTTAGAGGTCAAAGGACTTATTAATATTCAATATGTAGTAGTAGACGAAAACGTCTATGTTATTGAGGTAAATCCACGTTCTAGTCGTACGATTCCTTTCTTAAGTAAAGTAACAGATGTGCCAATGGTAAATGTAGCTACCCGCGTAGCTATGGGAGAAAGTCTTGCTTCTCTTGGTTATAAATCTGGTTTGTTACCATCTAAACCATATACGGCGGTTAAAGCACCAGTTTTCTCTTTCTCTAAGATGCAGCAAGTAGATATATCCTTAGGGCCAGAAATGAAATCTACTGGCGAAGTTATGGGGATTGATTATCATTATGCCAGAGCCTTATACAAAGCCATTACAGGTGCTGGGATGAACGTGCCTGAGTATGGAACGGTATTATTCACCGTAGCAGACAAAGATAAAGAAGAGGGCGGGGAACTAGCCAAAAACCTTGCAGATCTTGGATATCATTTAGTAGCGACGGGTGGTACTGCGAAACATCTGCAGTCTTTAGGACTAACTGTCAATACTGTGGATAAAGTTCATGAACATAAACCTGACATTATTCAGATGATCAAAACAGGAAAAATTAACATGGTTATCAATACACTGACTCATGGCAAAGAACCAGAGCGCGATGGCTACAAAATTCGTCGAGCAACAGTAGAACATGCTATTCCTTGTTTTACTTCTATGGATACAGCAAAGGCTGTATTAGAGGTTCTCACCTTCATGCGGGAGCGTCGCTTGTCTTACGTATTAGCAATACAAGATTATGTAGGTGGAGGGGATAGCCTTGCCTAA
- a CDS encoding dihydroorotate dehydrogenase electron transfer subunit: MPKLVVEAQIVRNSEIGNQVKELVLYAPEIARVAKPGQFLHVRVAKSYHPLLRRPLSISGADREAGTVSTIYRIVGQGTAYLATLDTKDSVDCMGPLGNGFSIQGQRPLLVGGGMGLAPLVYLAGALCPRPSEVLMGGRTKEEMFWLSMFHNMCNNIHVTTDDGTLGSAGVTLDILPELLKKSTFDMIYTCGPRVMMEGVARLAEEHNIPCQVSLEDFMACGIGGCLSCTCAANDGTRKKVCTDGPVFWAQEVIS; encoded by the coding sequence TTGCCTAAACTAGTGGTAGAAGCTCAGATTGTACGTAATAGTGAGATTGGCAATCAAGTGAAAGAATTAGTCCTATACGCCCCAGAAATTGCCAGAGTGGCAAAACCAGGACAATTTCTTCATGTGAGAGTGGCTAAGTCCTATCATCCCTTACTGCGTCGCCCCCTGAGCATTTCTGGCGCAGATAGAGAGGCTGGAACAGTTAGTACAATTTACCGGATAGTCGGACAAGGTACCGCTTACTTGGCGACCTTAGATACTAAGGATTCTGTAGACTGCATGGGTCCCTTAGGCAATGGTTTTTCAATACAAGGTCAACGCCCTTTGTTAGTTGGTGGGGGAATGGGATTGGCGCCGCTAGTGTATCTAGCTGGTGCCTTATGCCCACGCCCTAGTGAGGTATTAATGGGCGGTCGTACAAAAGAAGAAATGTTTTGGCTTAGTATGTTCCATAACATGTGTAATAATATCCACGTAACAACAGATGATGGTACGTTAGGAAGTGCTGGTGTAACATTAGATATATTGCCTGAGTTATTGAAGAAATCCACTTTTGATATGATTTACACTTGCGGCCCCCGAGTTATGATGGAGGGGGTAGCGAGACTTGCCGAAGAACACAACATTCCTTGTCAAGTTTCTTTAGAGGACTTCATGGCCTGTGGTATTGGAGGCTGTTTGTCCTGCACTTGTGCCGCTAATGATGGGACGCGGAAAAAAGTATGTACGGATGGTCCTGTGTTTTGGGCTCAGGAGGTGATTTCATGA
- a CDS encoding TetR/AcrR family transcriptional regulator, translating into MTKENIIIVALRLSLTRGYKSVSLIDVANEIGITKGGIYHYFSSKDELLRAALHFSLDYFEKRYAELLSNKSTLREILYALLVDNVFDEDSKQFIGSTGECNVDHVHFYIEMMQRFSEIQERVQEINVSTCEAFAKRIQVAMDKGEIKKNLDCYALAANVMALVNGQKSLGSNFQSQEMRKRMMDSMWTLMNS; encoded by the coding sequence GTGACCAAAGAGAATATTATCATTGTAGCGTTGCGCTTATCGCTAACGCGCGGCTATAAGTCGGTTTCACTCATAGATGTTGCGAATGAGATTGGCATTACTAAAGGAGGGATATATCATTATTTCTCCAGTAAAGATGAGTTATTGCGGGCTGCGCTCCACTTTTCCCTTGATTATTTTGAAAAGAGATATGCTGAATTATTAAGTAATAAGAGTACCCTGCGAGAAATTTTATACGCCTTATTGGTTGATAATGTATTCGATGAAGATTCTAAGCAATTTATAGGATCTACAGGAGAATGCAACGTAGATCACGTGCACTTTTACATTGAAATGATGCAGCGATTTTCTGAAATTCAAGAAAGGGTACAAGAAATTAATGTGTCAACTTGTGAGGCTTTTGCAAAAAGAATTCAGGTTGCGATGGACAAGGGCGAAATTAAGAAAAATCTTGATTGTTATGCATTAGCAGCCAATGTTATGGCATTGGTAAATGGTCAAAAATCATTAGGAAGTAATTTTCAATCTCAAGAGATGCGTAAGCGCATGATGGATTCGATGTGGACATTGATGAATAGTTAG
- a CDS encoding dihydroorotate dehydrogenase — MSRGQDCCTQKDMLSVSIAGIEMKTPVMTASGTFGFGLEYTDYVDLNKIGALVVKGTTLAPRSGNNGRRIAETPAGMLNSIGLENPGVDEFLANTLPRLSKYDVPVIVNMSGNTVEEYGELAARLTVKGIAGVELNISCPNVKEGGIAFGTNCDSASAVVRQVKENTNLPVIVKLSPNVTDIVAMAQAVEAAGADAISLINTLLGMSIDIHKWRPVLGNVVGGLSGPAVKPVAVRMVWQVAQAVSVPIIGMGGIMTAEDAIEFMLAGASAVAVGTANFVDPRASQSVADGIKDYLVQRGLNHVSQLVGKVSI; from the coding sequence ATGAGTAGAGGGCAAGACTGCTGTACTCAGAAGGATATGCTTTCCGTAAGTATAGCCGGAATTGAAATGAAAACTCCCGTTATGACTGCTTCTGGAACCTTTGGTTTTGGGCTGGAATATACGGACTATGTAGATTTAAACAAGATTGGTGCCCTAGTTGTGAAAGGGACAACCCTGGCACCACGTTCGGGAAATAATGGGCGGCGTATTGCTGAGACGCCAGCTGGTATGCTAAATTCCATTGGTCTAGAAAATCCAGGAGTAGATGAATTTTTAGCTAATACATTACCACGGTTATCAAAATATGACGTGCCTGTTATTGTGAATATGTCAGGTAATACAGTAGAAGAATATGGGGAATTAGCTGCTCGTCTTACTGTTAAAGGTATTGCAGGAGTAGAACTTAATATTTCCTGTCCTAATGTAAAAGAAGGTGGCATTGCTTTTGGAACGAATTGCGATAGCGCCTCTGCCGTAGTACGGCAAGTAAAAGAGAATACCAATCTACCAGTCATTGTAAAGTTATCTCCCAATGTAACGGATATTGTTGCTATGGCTCAGGCAGTAGAAGCAGCTGGCGCAGATGCCATATCCCTTATTAATACCTTACTGGGGATGTCGATTGATATTCATAAATGGCGTCCTGTATTAGGTAATGTAGTGGGGGGGCTATCGGGACCGGCAGTAAAACCAGTTGCAGTTCGTATGGTATGGCAAGTTGCCCAAGCTGTTAGCGTACCGATCATTGGTATGGGCGGAATTATGACAGCGGAAGATGCGATTGAATTTATGTTGGCAGGGGCTAGTGCTGTAGCGGTAGGTACGGCTAACTTTGTCGATCCTCGGGCCTCTCAATCCGTAGCAGACGGTATTAAAGACTATCTCGTGCAACGTGGTTTAAACCATGTTAGCCAATTAGTAGGTAAAGTCAGTATATAA
- a CDS encoding efflux RND transporter periplasmic adaptor subunit, which translates to MNRLKQTKFWIIPIVLIIGITLVFRSGVFASKDKTKVVDNSLSVKVIEAQQVDLVPSLTFTGSLEGQVSATVSAKISGLIEEVFVQEGQQVKAGDPLVRLGTVELANAARQASDAVNKAQANYELALNDFNRYQTLYEKGATSEQQLDNAKAKLKTAQADLSSATANQSSSEQQYSYGVINSPVDGLVANKTATVGQVVSPGLALMTVQDINQVYAVVNVEQKELGRVKIGQKANVTIDAYPGKVFSGVVDIMNPEAGSASRMFRVKIKIDNASGELKPGMFAKVQLTTGNNYKVITVPQAAVLQKQGINYVFVLEGGKALRHQVEIGEISENTIIIKSGLQPGEQVIINSVNRLNDGDAVKVTQ; encoded by the coding sequence ATGAATCGATTGAAACAAACTAAATTTTGGATTATTCCAATTGTACTTATTATTGGGATTACGTTAGTATTTCGCAGTGGTGTCTTTGCGAGCAAAGACAAAACAAAAGTTGTTGATAATTCTTTGAGCGTAAAAGTTATAGAAGCACAGCAGGTGGATCTAGTACCTAGCTTGACGTTTACTGGTTCCCTAGAAGGTCAAGTCTCGGCTACCGTTAGTGCTAAAATTTCTGGATTAATTGAAGAAGTTTTTGTTCAAGAGGGACAACAAGTTAAAGCGGGTGACCCATTGGTAAGACTAGGCACAGTTGAGCTTGCAAACGCTGCACGTCAAGCAAGTGATGCTGTAAATAAGGCGCAGGCGAACTATGAATTGGCATTAAATGATTTTAACCGTTATCAAACCTTATATGAAAAAGGAGCCACTTCTGAGCAACAATTAGATAATGCTAAGGCAAAGCTTAAAACAGCTCAGGCCGACTTATCAAGTGCTACAGCTAACCAAAGCAGCTCCGAACAACAATATAGTTATGGCGTTATTAACTCACCAGTCGACGGTCTGGTTGCGAATAAAACAGCGACTGTTGGACAGGTGGTTTCTCCAGGGCTGGCATTGATGACAGTACAAGATATTAATCAGGTGTATGCTGTAGTCAATGTAGAGCAAAAAGAATTAGGACGTGTGAAAATTGGTCAAAAAGCAAACGTGACTATCGACGCTTATCCTGGTAAAGTTTTTTCAGGCGTAGTTGATATTATGAATCCCGAAGCAGGATCAGCCAGTCGTATGTTCCGTGTTAAGATTAAAATTGATAATGCTAGCGGTGAGTTAAAGCCTGGTATGTTTGCTAAAGTACAATTAACAACAGGTAATAATTATAAAGTTATTACTGTTCCCCAAGCTGCTGTTCTTCAAAAGCAAGGTATCAATTATGTATTTGTTTTAGAAGGTGGTAAAGCTCTTCGCCACCAAGTTGAAATCGGTGAGATTTCTGAGAACACGATCATCATAAAATCTGGCTTACAGCCGGGTGAACAAGTTATTATAAACAGCGTAAACCGACTAAATGATGGAGATGCTGTAAAAGTAACGCAGTAG